The nucleotide window aatatttatAGCAACGACAATCGACATCTCCTCTACCATCACGACTACTACCGCGACCGATGTAAGGACGACGACGACAATATGGCGCAGTCTTCTTACTTCTTCGAGGCAGCCTTCTTAGCGGCGGGCTTCGCTTTGGGAGCGGCCGCAGCCTTCTTCGGCTTGGGAGCTTTAGGCTTCTTGGTCGGCGGCTTCGCGGTCTTCTTGGCCTTAGGCGCGGCGGCGCTCTTGCCCTTGGCGGGGGTGGAAGGTTTCTTCGCTGCGGGCTTCTTTTTGGCGGCGGCGGCCTTCTTGTCCTTCGTGGCGGCCTTAGGCTTGGCCGGGGATGCGGCGGCCTTCTTAGCCTTAGCGGGCTTTGCTGCGGCGGGCTTCTTAGCGGCGGCTGATGATTTAGCGCTAGATTTCTTGGCCGCGGCGGGCTTCTTGCCGGCGGATGATGTCTTCGACTCCAGTTTGAACGAACCGGACGCGCCCTTGCCTTTGGTCTGTATGAGTGCGCCGGATTCGACTGCGCTCTTCAAATATTTTCTGATGAAAGGTGCCAGTTTCTCGGCGTCGACCTTGTACTGGGCGGCGATGTATTTCTTGATAGCCTGCAGGGACGAACCGCTCCTCTCCTTCAGCTCCTTGATGGCGCTGTTAACCATCTCGGACGTCTTAGGGTGGGTGGGCTTCGCCTTAGGCTTCTTAGCGCCTGCGGAGGCGGACGCCTTAGGCTTCTTCGCGGGCGTCGCCGGGGCGGGAGCGTCGGCTGCAACTGCGGTatcggccatatttaaaaaaaaaagtaaaataggATGTGTAGTTACAAATTAGTAAATCGCACGAACGATCTGCGCAAAGAGAGAGAACAGCGGACGCGTGTAAGCGGAGCGCTGCGCTGGCGAGTACTAAACACTCCTATTGGGGGCGCCACCTATTATATATATACTCCGGCTTAACCGTAACGCAGACCCTCATGTCGCGGGACGTTTTCTCGTAATAACACTTCCAACTTTTCACTTACTCGTTTATGATTAAACTAAATTTATAgtgaattatattataatgattataataaaattgcacaTGTATATTCTTTATGAATTGATATATCTATTTTAatagaagttttaagttttggAACGGCGTTAAACGAATGAGGTAACTTTACTTTTGGTATTATAGGTTGCGGACACCTCGGGTCTGTTTAAAAAGTgatttttcttaattaaaatCACATTTAACACTATTATGTGTCTTCCGGTTAAAAGCGAAGATACCATAGATATATGTGACACAATAACAATAGTAGAAAATTAtagttataatgttattttgactTGTTGTATTCACTGTCGTAAAACAGCCGTACCGCGCGACTTGGATTGCCTACTACGTTCAGCGGTTTGCTCTCTGTTGGTACACCGATGTAAAACGggataggtattttatattacgtttatataattatgttctatTATAAATTACGATATCACCATTATcatgaatattattataattctcACATGGTTAAACTCAACTCTCTTCTACCGAGGATCATACAAAGCGCGACACTCGACTCGGAGCGAGCGTGCGGGCATGGTAGGTAGAATCTCGTTTAGGTcaggtattttatttagttttggtcCGGCGTAAGTATTTATAATACATTAACGTATGATATTATTATCTGAATACgcctaatattaaataaaacagtaGTGTGTGTTGTTGAACTTAAGAATCTGTTTAGgttgatatatttatttatatgtacttacttaattatattCATCATAGGAACACGAGAGAAGTCTTAGGCATACTGCTGAGTTACTATCATGTATGTTacccatttatttatatatataattaagttaatattaatattttttctagtccaGTCTCTCTATATTTACCTACCTTTCATGGGGGAGTGGGTGAGGTGATGGTGGATGTCCCTGTCTGTTTTATGCACTATTTGCGAATCCTTTACCTAATTGGGCAGTTCATCCTGGTAATTCGTCGTTATCAGTAGAGTAGGTCACAGCCTCACAGGTGTCAGGTGAGAGTGATGTAAAAGGTGGTGTGTCTGTGTGTGCGGGTTGCATGTGATTGTTTTAAAAGTATATATGGTGTTATTATTAGTAAAACTAACTAAGAATTGAGCGAGTTAAGTGTGAGAAATACATTGGATGGATTTGAAAAACGTGAGTacttaatacatacataatgatataaaatatgtactttaatacctacttatttaggtTTGGGTTAGGGCGATGCTAGTCGATATGCTATGCGAGATGCTAGgcgaagatgatgatgatgatgaatgatgatgatgatgatgatgatgatggatgaTTCTTGAAGAGAGGGAGAAAGAAATATGCTGTACTGGGAGGTGGTTAatctatatatgtacttatgccTATTTTATACgagtacataggtaggtaggtacatacctatattctaCAAGCTGTATTCGGCAAGGTCTACTTACTAATAATTAAGTTAAGTTAAATTTGCTTGGTGTACATTAATAATTGTGACGTAGGTACACAATGATGTGCGAGATCGGAATCTAAAGATTTAAAGATATATCTAGCTTGCTCTagtatcaatattattattagcacACAAGAGGTTAAATAACAACTTTAAAGCCCTTTGCttgtaaaacaaacaaaaataactaagtacatacctatataaattaagtacatattataattgTTGTTTTAGAGAGAGAGAGCTGGGCTGGCGTCAAACCACCGAAGCGGCGAACGAGATGGCTGCTTGCTGTTACAAGTTAGAAAATTGGACTTGCGGTGCGGGGTAAGTAAGATATCATTATATATAAATGTACTGACAGtgatatagatagatagatagatagatatatatatatattttggagATATAGATCGATTGATTGTTTGTCCGTCTGTGTCGCTACTGAAACTTTGTATTGTAATCGCGTAGGTATCATAGAATTATTTGCGGCCCTGAAAAGGGCCTTTTTGTATTTGCGTACTACGGTAATACATGCGTTAGTACATATTACACGATGTCGCGCGCGGCGGGCAGGCAGCGCAAGCAGCAGAGCGCTTAACCACCGAAACCGTAGAGGGTGCGGCCCTGACGCTTCAGAGCGTAGACGACGTCCATGGCGGTGACGGTCTTCCTCTTGGCGTGCTCGGTGTAGGTGACCGCGTCACGGATCACGTTCTCGAGGAACACCTTGAGAACACCGCGGGTCTCCTCGTAGATCAGACCGGAGATACGCTTGACGCCACCTCTGCGGGCGAGACGACGGATGGCGGGCTTGGTGATACCCTGGATGTTATCACGGAGCACCTTCCTGTGACGCTTGGCTCCTCCTTTCCCCAGACCTTTACCTCCCTTACCGCGACCGGTCATTGCGACTTTTAGTTGAGATTAGACTTCTCAGATTAGAATACACGGAACACGACACACGACTTGCGGCGCGCGTCGACACGAGTGGAATAACAGGCGAGCCACGACCTGGTGCGATATTTATACGCTTTACCCTATTGCGGGGCGACGGGGGACGGGGTTAGAGATATCGGagcattaatattttttgatttacttttcattcattcattcattcatgaaatatacatacttaatataatattgaTAAATAATTTCATATGATATGGTTATTTACATTCATTTTGgggatttaaataaatatctacttCATATTACTATTACAATAACTGCGACCGGCTCACGGAAGAGTGTAACTCTCTCTATTTCATTCTCCTCTAATATTTTTGTAAGCATTCAGTTAGTGGTAATAATTTTGTCGatatataaaatttgaattttctatcttGGTAAATCTATATTATTATGTCTTCACATACTTAGCGCGTAATATCATATCACGAATTTAATTCActttccttccttccttccttccttctttCCATTTTACTACACTACAAATTCTTATACTGGAAACAGGttcgtaaataaataatattattatttgtctcgtgtttcgcggttaattgtatatgtatatgtacataatatatatatatagagagAGGTATACTACATCACCAGTATAGTATACTAATAGTGATCGATCGATTTATCTTCGTTTATCAGTGTTAGTTCAAAGAAACATTTGTTAATTTTCGAATCATGTGTGGCCCTGAAAAGGGCCTTTTGATATATATGACGGAAGCGTCACGTTCGCATGTCCAGGCGCAAAACGCGtggtacaaaatatataatagaTATAATGTAACCGCCGTATATGCGTTCGCGCAGACTGCATTCGGTGACGTAGCTCCGTGCCGGTTTAGGCACGTTCACCGCGGATCCTGCGAGCCAGCTGGATGTCCTTGGGCATGATGGTCACACGCTTGGCGTGGATGGCGCACAGGTTGGTGTCCTCGAAGAGACCTACTAGGTAAGCCTCGCTGGCCTCCTGGAGAGCCATAACGGCAGAGCTCTGGAAGCGCAGGTCGGTCTTGAAGTCCTGAGCGATCTCACGCACCAGACGCTGGAAGGGCAGCTTGCGGATCAGAAGCTCGGTGCTCTTCTGGTAGCGACGGATCTCACGGAGGGCGACGGTGCCGGGCCTGTAACGATGGGGCTTCTTGACGCCCCCGGTGGCTGGCGCGCTCTTGCGGGCCGCCTTGGTGGCGAGCTGTTTACGGGGCGCTTTACCACCGGTGGATTTACGAGCGGTCTGCTTGGTACGGGCCATTTCGAAAAATTACTACGATACGCGTGTACGTTACGTTAACGAGTCACGAGAGGGAATAAACGAAAAATTGCCCCGCGAGCGTCTTTTATATGTGCTCGTCGTCGGAAAGGGACGGAGTTAGTGTCCGTGTGAGCGAGATAGGTCTATAAAATTCACATACACGTCCGTCCCCCATGCCATGCCCCTCTTCCTTTCTCACAAACACGATTTCTGATTACAATAACATTGttgaaatattaatactttttattatatacttacttacattttatatatatatttatttttaacaaatatgtgACCGATTTAAGTTAGCTAactcaacctaacctaacctaggagTTAGCTTATTAAATTCGGCAGAGTTAAGTTAGGTCTGGttcaaaataacaatatttgacaGAGTTAGGttagctaacctaacctaactccgcGGAACCTAACTTAATCTGACCTAACTCGAtcgaacctaacttaacctGACCTAACTCGAtcgaacctaacttaacctGACCTAACTCGATCGAACCtaacttattataatatttttttttttaattacataactCAAACGTAACCTAACTTcgcgaaacctaacctaacctaacttattTAGTAATTGTAACTTGATTAGCAATTTTaatataacaaaacttccgtgagagacacggacatattaaatatatattaagaacggttcactcgcgtattttaagtcgaaaaaaaaaaaaaaaaaaaaaaaaaacgctcgGAATGTGAAACACCGCCGTACCGAGGAGTATCATCAGGTGCTTGCACTTGCTTTTGGAGGATACATgagtaatatatttaattgtaactTGAACCtaacctatattattattacatacgtgttgattggtaatgtgtaaacaaattatatttaattgatttttatCGACCGATTGACACCGTATGCACGGTTAGAAACTTcctatattattttctgaaCGTATTTGTGGCCCTGAAAAGGGCCTTTTTGGTTGATGTACAAACCACACTCTCAAAGCGTGTCGTGTGTCGTCGCAATACGAACTACCTAAACCCATTACACTAAAAGTGTATTGAGA belongs to Cydia splendana chromosome 26, ilCydSple1.2, whole genome shotgun sequence and includes:
- the LOC134803161 gene encoding histone H1C-like, with translation MADTAVAADAPAPATPAKKPKASASAGAKKPKAKPTHPKTSEMVNSAIKELKERSGSSLQAIKKYIAAQYKVDAEKLAPFIRKYLKSAVESGALIQTKGKGASGSFKLESKTSSAGKKPAAAKKSSAKSSAAAKKPAAAKPAKAKKAAASPAKPKAATKDKKAAAAKKKPAAKKPSTPAKGKSAAAPKAKKTAKPPTKKPKAPKPKKAAAAPKAKPAAKKAASKK
- the LOC134803164 gene encoding histone H3; translated protein: MARTKQTARKSTGGKAPRKQLATKAARKSAPATGGVKKPHRYRPGTVALREIRRYQKSTELLIRKLPFQRLVREIAQDFKTDLRFQSSAVMALQEASEAYLVGLFEDTNLCAIHAKRVTIMPKDIQLARRIRGERA